A genomic window from Balaenoptera acutorostrata chromosome 20, mBalAcu1.1, whole genome shotgun sequence includes:
- the CSF3 gene encoding granulocyte colony-stimulating factor, with protein sequence MKLMALQLLLWHSALWMVQEATHLGPASSLPQSFLLKCLEQVRKIQADGTELQERLCTTHKLCHPEELVLLGHSLGIPQASLSSCSSQALQLTGCLSQLHGGLFLYQGLLQALAGISPELAPTLDILQLDVTDFATNIWLQMEDLGVAPAVQPTQGPMPTFTSAFQRRAGGVLVASKLQSFLELAYRVLRYLAEP encoded by the exons ATGAAGCTGATGG CCCTGCAGCTGCTGCTCTGGCACAGTGCACTCTGGATGGTGCAAGAAGCCACCCACCTCGGCCCTGCCAGCTCCCTGCCCCAGAGCTTCCTGCTTAAGTGCTTAGAGCAAGTGAGGAAAATCCAGGCTGATGGCACTGAGCTGCAGGAGAGGCTG TGCACCACCCACAAGCTGTGCCACCCTGAGGAGCTGGTGCTGCTTGGGCACTCTCTGGGCATCCCCCAGGCTTCCCTGAGTAGCTGCTCCAGCCAGGCCCTGCAGCTG ACAGGCTGCCTGAGCCAGCTGCACGGTGGCCTCTTCCTCTACCAGGGCCTCCTGCAGGCCTTGGCGGGGATCTCCCCAGAGTTGGCCCCCACCTTGGACATACTGCAGCTGGACGTCACCGACTTTGCCACCAACATCTGGCTGCAG ATGGAAGACCTGGGGGTGGCCCCTGCCGTGcagcccacccagggccccatgCCGACCTTCACCTCGGCCTTCCAGCGCCGGGCAGGAGGGGTCCTGGTTGCTTCCAAGCTGCAGAGCTTCCTGGAGCTCGCATACCGTGTCCTGCGCTACCTGGCCGAGCCCTGA